The genomic stretch CAGCTtcaattggaattttttgaattgatttttcgTCTTCGGAAGACTCTAAATTAGAATCAACAATTGCATTGTTAGCATCTAAACTACTAGTATTATTTGTAGCATATACTGTTGGAGCCATACCAATTTCTGATTCGTCGTGAATATTAGCTTCATCTAAACTTGCACTTTCACTTGCAATTACTTCTATAGATTTTGGATTGTCGTCAATAATTATACAGCTAATATAAAACTGCGACGGAGATAATGTATGTTTGACTCCGTGTCTTTTAATTTCTGGGATAAAAGTACAATACAAAATCATCATAAAACTAATGGTGAATAAGACCCAATTGGTAACAGAAAATCCATGTAAGCATTGGTGAATATGACACAAGTCAATAGTATCTGAGTAATAGAATTCATCACAAAGCACTGTTGGGGAGTTTATAGTCAGAATACACAGAGCAGCAAGATTAAGTGTGTATAGAATGAACTCACTTGCAGTAGGTATAATAGAGGGAGAGGAATTTTTGAATACTAATGGAGTCAACAATAGAGTGTAGCAAAAATAGATGATATCAAGTGCAGCAACAACTGTGATATAAAATGTAggttttgatttatcataATAAATTCCAAGCACAGCCAAAGCCTTAATAGAAACAGCAAAGATAATAGTAGTTACAACTACTTGAGAACCCCTGATAATGGAAGCAGTAACAGCTTGTGGCGACATTGTTTGGattgaaataattatttgaGGAAAGAACAAATCTCTTATTAGAAGACTGAATAAAAGATGAAGctcttttgaaaaaaacaGTAACCTGATTTTCAAGGGGAAGGCATCAATTAAATACTACTCTGATGTGTCTCATTTAAAAGATATCACCAATAAAAACAGTATTGAATGTAATCTCGTAATCTACTAGGAGTATTACTTGAATTACTAACCATAGATGATTAACTCCAATTctgaataataaaaaataaagctCGTAGAAAAGATTGAAGATAATTTATCTCAACCTTACAGTGTTATCTTAGTTATGCTATGAATGATGTGACcatgaaagaaaaaaaaacgaatATTTCGAAGTTCGTTCAACGTATGACCGGACATCTGAATCAAGAATATGTTCGTACAATTATAGTCTTACCTGACTCTTAAACAGTCACaagtttgatttgtttaaaCATCAAgcaaaattacaaaaatattgGATATAAGTGGATAACCAACTATATGGTATTCTTTCAATCTATACCTCGTGTATTTTATTTGGTAGGGGACTCACTACATTTTGGGGATGAAGTTTTGCATGACGCGGCTAAGAAAATTACGTAAGAATTTTGTCTTGTGGAGAATTAACAATCTGTCGATTTTGTGTAACGTAGTAAgaagaaatcaacaacTGTCTTTGCCGTctcaaaaacaataatttaaattttttgaatgatGCTGTTAAGAATTCAAAACTAAATGATCAATGCAAGATTTATCGTAAAGCTGCTTATGAAATATCATTGGGTGAAAATTTCAGTATGAACTAGCCATAACTTTTatctaattcatcaaaattcaattaattgagTTGGTCACGTGGCCccaaataatcaaattgcATTACGTAACCGATATCTCTTGAACTAGACTTTGTGaatcataataatcaattatcgTTCTTATCTTCTACATTCCTTAATAGTGTCGTTAAATCCGGTTCTGACTAATTGGAAAGGTATTTCCGTCATCAGTTGATACACAATTGACGCACAATATTACTATATGTGTGCTAGTTTGATCCTTGAACAATCCacaaaaattaatcaaGATTATTGTCTAAATGTATctaaataatgaaaactaaaatgttgaatcaacaataatcTGTTGATTCTGCTTTAAATTTGTGAATTCTATATAAGTTGGCTAGGATAtgttttattcaaaaaatacaccaacttttttttgttttttttgtatattcattaatcaatttacaaGTATCAAATATATTACTCATTCAAAACTATAATTCTGATGGGATTCACCGGTTTTTTCAGAATActtcaattcattttcaacatCATTTGCCTTGCTCTTTGTGCAGCACATTTTAGACCAGCAAAAGCATTTGCTTTGGGAGTCAGCTCGGCTAATATGATTTATAACATCTATACATTGTTCATTGTGCCGCAAATGGAGCAAAAAACGTTTGCTGTTTTGATTCTTGTTGCAGAGCTAGCTTTCCCAATTCTATACCTTACTTCCTGTATAATTTTGGTGGTTAAAACTAAAGCTGATTATGTCACGAGTTGGACCGTCAACTTTACACTGCAGTATGATAAGTACAGGGATGTTCCTTATAGCACTGTTGCGATGGCTGCAGGGATATTTGGACTTGTTTGTCtgttttggtttggtttcACTTGCTTTGCGTTTTTTAAATATACTTATTTTCCTATTTGCCGCAATGGCAAAGGGTTCAAGTCCTTGTTTGAGGTCTACGTGTTTAAATTTGGCTGTGTTGTTTACAACAAAGATAAAAGTAATAATTATCGAAACCTGAAAGACCTCGAAAAAAGTGATCCACAAAAAATTCTGAACAAAGGGACAACATTAGATACTGCCGTATTGTCCTCCAATGACACTTTAGAGGCAGAAGAGAAAAGCCCTATTTGAGATTTATGGACATGAAGATTGGGTGTTCTCCAGATTTCAAGTTATTACACACATTATATTCCTTTGATAATAGAAgtatagttttttttttcttattccTTTAAAATGAAAGTAATTTAGATTTCCTGGTAATGTTAAACGCCAATAAGAGATATTGATACTTCAATGAAGAAGTTCATAGAAGTTgtaaaaagaattggaaattttctATATTGGTATCTCTTTGTTAACGAACCTTGCGAGTTTCTTTTCTATTCAAGTCATTTTGTATGATTTAAGTTGTGGAGAGTACAGTTTTTATATTATCATGACATCCTAAATATAGAAAACTAGAGATCACTCTAAATACTTACAATTTGAGTACCGCAAAACGTGTTAGCTAAACAAATAAGgataatattttgattatataaTAGTTCATATATTACATAATCtgattttctatttttcattatccCTTATTGTTTGAATGACCTGT from Candida albicans SC5314 chromosome 5, complete sequence encodes the following:
- the MRV5 gene encoding Mrv5p (Planktonic growth-induced gene) — encoded protein: MGFTGFFRILQFIFNIICLALCAAHFRPAKAFALGVSSANMIYNIYTLFIVPQMEQKTFAVLILVAELAFPILYLTSCIILVVKTKADYVTSWTVNFTSQYDKYRDVPYSTVAMAAGIFGLVCSFWFGFTCFAFFKYTYFPICRNGKGFKSLFEVYVFKFGCVVYNKDKSNNYRNSKDLEKSDPQKISNKGTTLDTAVLSSNDTLEAEEKSPI
- the MRV4 gene encoding Mrv4p (Protein of unknown function; Spider biofilm induced), whose translation is MSPQAVTASIIRGSQVVVTTIIFAVSIKALAVLGIYYDKSKPTFYITVVAALDIIYFCYTLLLTPLVFKNSSPSIIPTASEFILYTLNLAASCISTINSPTVLCDEFYYSDTIDLCHIHQCLHGFSVTNWVLFTISFMMILYCTFIPEIKRHGVKHTLSPSQFYISCIIIDDNPKSIEVIASESASLDEANIHDESEIGMAPTVYATNNTSSLDANNAIVDSNLESSEDEKSIQKIPIEAVYEKTDISKPYASKKK